From the Leptospira biflexa serovar Patoc strain 'Patoc 1 (Paris)' genome, one window contains:
- the rpmI gene encoding 50S ribosomal protein L35 has product MYKLKTNRAAAKRFKFTKSGKIKRGCAFRRHILEKKSPKMKHQSRGMHVIHETDYNRVEKLLPYGG; this is encoded by the coding sequence ATGTATAAGCTGAAGACAAATAGGGCAGCAGCCAAACGTTTTAAGTTTACCAAATCTGGTAAAATCAAACGTGGTTGTGCGTTCCGAAGACATATCTTAGAGAAAAAATCTCCTAAGATGAAACACCAAAGCCGTGGAATGCACGTCATCCATGAAACCGATTATAACCGTGTAGAAAAACTTCTACCTTACGGAGGTTAA
- the rplT gene encoding 50S ribosomal protein L20: MPRAVNGTIHKNRRKKVLAKAKGFRGGRSKLFRTAKSAVMKAGQWAYRDRRKKKSEFRKLWITRINAAVRENGMSYSKFIHALKTHGINLDRKTLADLAYNHKEVFNAIVEKTKVAK, translated from the coding sequence ATGCCACGCGCAGTCAACGGAACCATTCATAAAAATCGTAGAAAAAAAGTACTCGCTAAAGCAAAAGGTTTTAGAGGCGGACGTTCTAAACTTTTCAGAACAGCAAAGTCTGCTGTGATGAAAGCAGGTCAATGGGCATACCGTGACCGTAGAAAGAAAAAGTCCGAATTTCGCAAACTTTGGATTACGCGTATTAATGCTGCTGTGAGAGAAAACGGAATGTCCTACTCAAAGTTCATCCACGCACTCAAAACACACGGAATCAATTTAGACCGTAAGACATTGGCTGATCTTGCCTACAACCACAAAGAAGTATTCAACGCCATCGTCGAAAAAACCAAAGTCGCTAAGTAA
- the infC gene encoding translation initiation factor IF-3, producing the protein MQKRPNPRGNPNQDKFAHIRINEQITNVASIRLVSDEGSDIVTLDEALRRAKEANLDLVEVSGDQDVHVCKLIDFGKYKFELLKKTKEAKKKQHVVTVKEIKIRPRIDNHDFEIKKRHALEFLQKGDKVKVTLRFRGREMVHSEIGMNIVNRFVEDLKEHASPEKMPVHDGKTIVVVMNPIGEKPKG; encoded by the coding sequence ATGCAGAAACGGCCCAACCCTAGAGGGAACCCAAACCAAGATAAATTCGCCCACATCAGAATTAACGAACAAATTACCAATGTAGCATCGATCCGGCTCGTCTCTGACGAAGGGTCCGATATCGTTACTCTGGACGAAGCTCTGAGAAGAGCTAAAGAAGCTAACCTTGATTTGGTGGAAGTCTCGGGTGACCAAGATGTTCACGTCTGTAAGCTGATCGATTTTGGAAAATACAAATTCGAACTTCTGAAAAAAACGAAAGAAGCGAAAAAGAAACAACACGTAGTCACGGTGAAAGAAATTAAAATCCGCCCGCGGATTGATAACCATGACTTCGAGATTAAGAAGCGTCATGCTTTAGAATTCTTGCAAAAGGGTGATAAGGTAAAAGTGACACTTCGATTCCGAGGCAGAGAGATGGTTCACTCTGAAATTGGAATGAATATTGTTAACCGGTTTGTCGAGGACCTAAAAGAGCATGCCTCTCCCGAAAAAATGCCGGTACACGACGGAAAGACGATAGTGGTCGTGATGAACCCAATTGGTGAAAAACCTAAAGGATAA
- a CDS encoding 5-formyltetrahydrofolate cyclo-ligase, which yields MNPIAKKDAREILKTNIAKLTDREELEAGILKRLFPLLQGKSKIITYVPDLRFEVDVLPVVESSPLPRPTGFIELRHSAKWYFPKIETDKGLRFIRPFTFEKGAYGMWEPLGDEEISVEEADLILVPALGYHQNGYRLGRGGGYYDRILTSESIQKKSIGFSFSKFFPVPFLYEEHDAKVGKMITEFQILSFFD from the coding sequence TTGAATCCAATTGCAAAAAAAGACGCAAGGGAAATTCTAAAAACAAATATCGCCAAACTCACAGACAGAGAAGAGTTAGAAGCTGGCATTCTGAAACGATTGTTCCCACTCTTACAAGGGAAATCCAAAATCATCACTTATGTTCCAGACCTTCGCTTCGAAGTCGATGTTTTACCTGTTGTGGAATCTTCTCCTTTGCCAAGGCCAACAGGATTCATTGAACTCCGCCATTCTGCCAAATGGTACTTTCCAAAAATCGAAACAGACAAAGGACTACGATTCATCCGGCCTTTCACGTTTGAAAAAGGCGCCTATGGAATGTGGGAACCGTTAGGAGATGAGGAGATATCCGTAGAAGAAGCGGATTTGATCCTCGTACCAGCCCTTGGTTACCATCAAAACGGGTACCGACTCGGACGTGGTGGTGGGTATTATGATCGCATTTTAACTTCAGAATCGATACAAAAGAAATCCATTGGCTTTAGTTTTTCTAAATTTTTTCCCGTCCCATTCTTATACGAAGAGCACGATGCAAAAGTCGGAAAAATGATTACGGAATTTCAGATTCTTTCGTTTTTCGATTGA
- a CDS encoding protein-glutamate methylesterase/protein-glutamine glutaminase, whose amino-acid sequence MNKKPTVVIIDDSLLVRNILSDALTKKEEISVIATGKTGMDCIDLAEKLKPDFIVLDIEMPIMDGLTALAEIKKKKLPSHVIMLSVLTQHGADATFKALELGAVDFIPKPSSGNQFSPEDIAAVLSLKIKGFSDSKLVSLEPILRPERTDRQINKSFQKPIQVDAIGIGTSTGGPKALQTVFAGIPADFPKPIFVVQHMPAGFTKAFADRLNTLSKIQVKEAEQGDLVNSGTAYIAPGDYQMKVVSKGKDRFIELTHSEQVNGHRPSIEVLFDSLVESYGADHLLSMIMTGMGKDRSHAISNIHAKGGITLAQNEATSVVYGMNRVAVELGGIDFVLPVEELVPKMIELLKSRGN is encoded by the coding sequence ATGAACAAAAAACCGACTGTTGTGATCATCGATGACTCACTTCTTGTGAGGAATATTTTAAGTGATGCCCTCACCAAAAAAGAGGAAATTTCCGTCATAGCCACAGGCAAAACGGGCATGGACTGCATCGATCTCGCAGAAAAACTAAAACCCGATTTTATTGTCTTAGACATTGAAATGCCGATCATGGACGGTCTTACGGCACTCGCTGAAATTAAAAAAAAGAAACTTCCGAGCCACGTCATCATGCTTTCCGTTCTCACCCAACATGGGGCAGATGCTACCTTTAAGGCTTTGGAGCTTGGTGCCGTTGATTTTATCCCAAAACCATCGAGTGGGAACCAATTTTCCCCAGAAGACATTGCCGCTGTTTTATCCTTAAAAATCAAAGGGTTCTCTGATTCGAAACTGGTAAGTTTGGAGCCGATCCTTCGTCCCGAACGAACCGACCGCCAGATAAATAAAAGTTTTCAAAAACCGATCCAAGTAGATGCTATCGGTATTGGTACCTCTACGGGAGGACCAAAAGCGTTACAAACCGTTTTTGCAGGGATTCCAGCTGATTTTCCAAAGCCTATTTTTGTTGTGCAACATATGCCAGCAGGATTTACGAAGGCTTTTGCTGATAGATTGAATACTCTGTCTAAAATACAAGTGAAAGAAGCAGAACAGGGTGATTTGGTGAATTCCGGAACCGCTTACATTGCCCCCGGTGATTACCAAATGAAGGTCGTCTCAAAAGGAAAAGATCGTTTCATTGAGCTGACTCATTCCGAACAAGTCAATGGACATCGACCTTCCATAGAGGTTTTATTTGATAGTTTGGTGGAGTCATATGGAGCAGATCACCTTTTGTCCATGATCATGACTGGTATGGGAAAAGATAGATCACACGCAATATCCAACATACACGCGAAAGGTGGTATTACCTTAGCTCAGAATGAAGCAACTTCTGTAGTGTATGGGATGAACCGCGTTGCAGTAGAACTAGGGGGGATCGATTTTGTTCTCCCTGTTGAAGAATTAGTACCGAAAATGATAGAATTATTAAAGTCGAGAGGGAATTAA
- a CDS encoding cell division protein ZapA — translation MAESAPKSQKITKQIFGETYTIVGEASSGYISEVADYVESRLLELGKVLPNASKTKLAVLCALNLADELFQMRDITAKANENPELEERTKKIITLLEEGIIGDHF, via the coding sequence ATGGCAGAATCTGCCCCAAAATCTCAAAAAATAACCAAACAAATATTTGGTGAGACATATACAATCGTTGGTGAAGCCTCTTCGGGTTATATCTCTGAAGTGGCTGATTATGTGGAATCTCGCTTATTGGAACTTGGAAAAGTTTTACCCAATGCCTCAAAAACCAAATTGGCAGTGCTTTGTGCCTTAAACCTTGCCGACGAACTTTTCCAAATGCGAGATATCACAGCGAAAGCAAACGAAAATCCAGAACTTGAAGAAAGAACCAAAAAGATCATAACTCTCTTGGAAGAGGGGATCATCGGGGATCATTTTTGA
- a CDS encoding response regulator produces MARILVVDDAKFMRTLVKDALVGAGHEIVGEAENGNIAVEQYKNLKPDLVTMDITMREKDGIEATKEIIKFDASAKIIMVTALGQEDLLAKAIKMGVKDFVVKPFPPERLQQAAAKALGL; encoded by the coding sequence ATGGCAAGAATTTTGGTTGTAGATGATGCAAAATTCATGAGAACGCTCGTTAAAGATGCGTTAGTTGGAGCGGGTCACGAAATCGTAGGTGAAGCAGAGAATGGTAATATTGCGGTTGAACAATACAAAAACCTCAAACCAGACTTGGTCACGATGGACATTACCATGCGCGAAAAAGATGGGATTGAAGCAACAAAGGAAATCATTAAATTTGATGCTTCGGCAAAGATCATAATGGTGACTGCACTTGGACAAGAAGACCTTTTAGCTAAGGCAATCAAAATGGGTGTAAAGGATTTTGTTGTGAAACCATTTCCTCCGGAAAGATTGCAACAAGCAGCTGCTAAAGCACTAGGTTTATAA
- a CDS encoding chemotaxis protein CheW, with amino-acid sequence MAGILGEYTEVFLEESEDQIEELNSNLVKLEKDHENPEIINDIFRAAHSLKSSSAFVGLYNLSDLAHTMENLLQKIREGSLEINVKLVNLLFECFDLIKQVIEGVANGVKVETPFTDMIQKLQDYEVSVSGGGGPTTATTKTVTQASGTKQVVGNHAESFGNLSEEEISEIRMAIKEEDGLSAFSVDLRLKNDTPMQNLRLLLILQSVTQSGVVIKCNPTEEALDNGQGSYALSFITVTKYSKDELYTQCNIDMVETLSVQEINIPETEMEALEKRAESSVKESNSKVSSSIDTEEKVPTKGSANFDKAVTDSKVVMRTIKVSSDKLDQLMNNVGELVITNSGFQKIYDDLVAQFGEDSLFNELKGKIDQINRISKDLQTGIMNIRMVPIGSVFNRFTRLIRDLSLETGKQVNLVLRGENTELDKKVIDAIGEPLIHLIRNSVDHGIESPEERKLAGKSEEGTVELNAYQGGSNILVEIRDDGKGLSKNKILQKAIERGLVTEADSQNLSESDIFQFIFAPGFSTADKISDISGRGVGMNVVNKLIEEFKGKIIIHSEEGKGSSFTLSFPQALAIIPSILVIMEEEVYAFPLSEVSETIKVNLDQITTLEGHEIINLRGEVLPIYRLNRILGLADKQEMLEVPVVIVNYKTRKLGFMVDDLIGKHETVIKSLGKNFKDVQGLTGATIMGDGTIILVLDIPGLVEIAADKVDWTDKLVSGEMMKRSSTIRSLEMSDSEYIFKSNHPTNRYNAKLIELRAKDKSRTKKEKHKIEKHIIVPKEEVYTEEPVTNQKITTEVSKKETTVNGHSEDHSTTTETTTATLVLDHKTDEIHRLADVAKIDNVKQTEREQAAEIIKGFVEQKEERLNQVAALNSDEINQIMSSKDIKKLENIVNTGMMNAGVVLSQLVGKEVELFIPEIKLTDRDGLAKEFRYSMDQFFGMKIRMTGDLNGNLLMMFSEENGSEIAKELLGSEEAKYADGNNHKLSDDMMSVLSEISNIVCSSVMNSLSNKLKKEILPSVPEMITGSFMEVVDIVKPERTKFLSMHTEFNHQGSNLIGVLVFLPDFDELVELIHKS; translated from the coding sequence TTGGCTGGAATTTTAGGCGAATACACAGAAGTTTTCCTGGAAGAGTCCGAGGATCAAATTGAAGAACTCAATTCCAATTTGGTGAAACTCGAAAAAGATCACGAAAATCCAGAAATCATTAATGATATCTTTCGAGCGGCTCACTCTTTAAAAAGTTCATCCGCTTTTGTTGGTTTATACAATTTATCTGACTTAGCTCATACAATGGAAAACCTTCTCCAAAAAATCCGAGAAGGGAGTTTAGAAATCAATGTAAAATTGGTAAACTTACTCTTCGAATGTTTTGATTTGATCAAACAAGTGATAGAAGGAGTTGCCAATGGAGTGAAGGTGGAAACTCCTTTCACAGACATGATCCAAAAATTACAGGATTATGAAGTGTCCGTTTCTGGAGGTGGTGGACCAACCACTGCTACAACAAAAACAGTGACACAAGCGAGTGGAACAAAACAAGTTGTTGGGAATCATGCGGAATCTTTTGGCAATTTATCAGAAGAAGAAATTTCTGAAATCAGAATGGCGATCAAGGAAGAAGACGGACTCTCTGCATTTTCCGTTGATTTACGTTTAAAAAATGACACGCCGATGCAAAATCTTCGATTGTTATTGATTTTGCAATCAGTCACCCAGTCTGGAGTTGTGATCAAATGCAATCCAACTGAGGAAGCTTTGGACAATGGACAAGGTAGTTACGCACTTTCGTTTATTACAGTAACCAAATATTCAAAAGATGAATTGTATACACAATGTAATATTGATATGGTGGAAACACTTTCCGTCCAAGAAATCAATATCCCCGAGACAGAAATGGAAGCACTTGAAAAACGTGCAGAGAGTTCTGTGAAAGAATCTAATTCGAAAGTATCCAGTTCAATTGATACAGAAGAGAAAGTTCCAACCAAAGGGTCTGCCAATTTTGATAAAGCAGTTACCGATTCCAAGGTTGTGATGCGAACCATCAAAGTTTCCTCAGACAAACTCGACCAACTCATGAACAATGTGGGGGAACTTGTCATCACAAACTCAGGTTTCCAAAAGATCTATGATGATTTGGTGGCTCAGTTCGGTGAAGACTCTCTATTTAATGAACTCAAAGGGAAAATTGACCAAATCAATCGGATTTCGAAAGACTTACAAACAGGAATCATGAACATCCGAATGGTTCCGATTGGATCGGTGTTCAATCGATTCACGAGACTCATTCGGGATTTATCACTCGAGACTGGAAAACAGGTCAATTTGGTCTTACGTGGTGAGAATACAGAACTTGATAAAAAGGTCATTGATGCCATTGGAGAACCACTCATCCATCTCATTCGGAATTCTGTGGACCATGGAATTGAATCTCCTGAAGAACGAAAACTAGCAGGAAAGTCGGAAGAGGGAACTGTCGAACTCAATGCCTACCAAGGTGGTTCCAATATCCTTGTGGAAATTCGCGATGATGGTAAGGGACTGAGTAAAAATAAAATCCTACAAAAAGCCATCGAACGTGGGTTAGTCACAGAAGCCGATTCACAAAACCTTTCTGAATCCGATATCTTTCAGTTTATTTTTGCTCCTGGTTTTTCCACAGCAGACAAAATCTCTGACATCTCTGGTCGAGGGGTTGGGATGAATGTGGTAAACAAACTCATCGAAGAATTCAAAGGAAAAATCATCATCCATTCAGAAGAAGGAAAAGGATCATCCTTTACCCTATCTTTCCCACAAGCACTTGCCATCATTCCTTCGATCCTTGTGATCATGGAAGAAGAGGTGTATGCCTTCCCATTATCAGAAGTATCCGAAACCATCAAGGTCAATTTGGACCAAATCACCACTTTGGAAGGCCACGAAATCATCAATTTACGAGGAGAGGTTTTACCTATCTACCGTTTGAATCGTATATTGGGACTTGCTGACAAACAAGAAATGTTGGAAGTTCCAGTTGTCATCGTAAACTACAAAACTCGCAAACTAGGTTTTATGGTGGATGACCTCATTGGAAAACACGAAACGGTCATCAAATCTTTAGGTAAAAATTTTAAGGACGTACAAGGTTTAACAGGTGCCACGATCATGGGAGACGGAACCATCATTTTGGTATTGGATATCCCTGGACTTGTCGAAATCGCAGCAGACAAAGTGGATTGGACAGACAAACTCGTGTCAGGTGAGATGATGAAACGTTCCTCAACGATTCGTTCCCTTGAGATGTCTGATTCTGAATATATATTTAAATCAAACCATCCAACCAATCGATATAACGCGAAATTGATTGAGTTACGAGCAAAAGACAAATCTCGTACCAAAAAAGAAAAACACAAAATCGAAAAACATATCATTGTGCCAAAAGAAGAAGTGTACACAGAAGAACCTGTTACCAATCAAAAAATTACAACAGAAGTTTCCAAAAAAGAAACCACAGTGAATGGACATTCTGAAGACCATTCGACAACGACGGAAACAACAACAGCGACACTTGTCCTGGATCATAAAACGGATGAAATCCATCGATTGGCTGATGTTGCCAAAATTGACAACGTAAAACAGACGGAAAGGGAACAGGCAGCAGAAATCATCAAAGGATTTGTTGAGCAGAAAGAAGAAAGGTTAAACCAAGTAGCTGCACTGAATTCTGATGAGATCAATCAAATCATGTCTTCCAAAGATATCAAAAAATTGGAAAACATTGTCAATACGGGTATGATGAATGCGGGTGTCGTTTTGTCTCAGTTAGTTGGCAAAGAAGTCGAATTATTTATCCCAGAAATTAAATTAACCGACCGAGATGGTTTGGCAAAAGAATTTCGGTATTCCATGGATCAGTTTTTTGGAATGAAAATCCGAATGACTGGGGATTTAAATGGAAATTTACTGATGATGTTTTCGGAAGAAAACGGTTCAGAAATTGCGAAAGAACTGCTCGGATCGGAAGAAGCCAAATATGCAGATGGCAACAATCATAAATTGTCTGATGATATGATGTCTGTATTGTCCGAAATTTCCAATATAGTTTGTTCGAGTGTGATGAATTCGCTTTCCAACAAACTAAAAAAGGAAATTTTACCATCTGTCCCAGAGATGATCACTGGAAGTTTTATGGAAGTAGTCGACATCGTAAAACCAGAAAGGACAAAGTTTTTGTCCATGCACACTGAGTTCAATCACCAAGGTAGTAACCTAATTGGTGTTTTAGTATTTTTACCAGATTTCGACGAGTTAGTTGAGTTGATTCATAAATCATGA
- a CDS encoding chemotaxis protein CheW, protein MDQEKLLTSLAEKTKMEQESDLGDLEQFLTFTIEREFFGIRLLLVHEILKPVLITRIPNVDDYILGVINLRGEIIPIVDLKKRFHSTDSDIHPISRIVVVMLDEKRIGILVDEVKQVVKIQKDYISYTTDDLSLNYSKMVESVSRFEDHLILNLDLEQIVDFVSSTK, encoded by the coding sequence ATGGACCAAGAAAAACTTCTCACATCCCTTGCTGAAAAGACCAAAATGGAACAAGAGTCTGATTTGGGAGACCTTGAACAATTTCTTACGTTTACCATTGAAAGGGAATTCTTTGGGATCCGATTGCTTCTTGTCCATGAAATTTTAAAACCTGTTCTCATCACTCGGATACCCAATGTGGATGATTATATATTAGGTGTGATCAACCTTCGTGGAGAGATCATTCCCATTGTGGATTTGAAAAAAAGATTCCACTCCACCGATTCAGACATCCATCCCATTTCGCGAATCGTTGTTGTCATGTTAGATGAGAAACGCATAGGGATTTTAGTCGATGAAGTCAAACAAGTCGTAAAAATCCAAAAGGATTATATCAGTTATACAACGGATGACTTGTCGTTAAACTATAGTAAGATGGTTGAATCGGTATCACGATTCGAGGATCATTTGATTTTGAATTTGGACTTGGAACAAATCGTTGATTTTGTTTCATCCACAAAGTAA
- a CDS encoding segregation and condensation protein A: protein MSQTPEFIVRWQNQDGGLTEGPLTVLWSLIDSYKVDIFEVSLSRITSDFIQFLRTSQSLSIELTSEFAVMAAHLVYLKSKALLPDPGFEEEDYEPPLPKELVDKLLEHKKFQMAGQRLAELDRLTAGMFTRETNQVLDETEVWLDVSLVDLISAFNSILEQESSNEEEEQIPIYEGVSQYSVEDKMAYLQNLLEKTGEIHFMDLFENDKPEKKEIVAAFLAVLEVVKIRVCKVIQHAVFGEIKIVKV from the coding sequence GTGTCCCAAACGCCGGAGTTCATCGTCCGGTGGCAAAATCAGGACGGTGGATTGACTGAAGGACCTTTAACGGTTTTATGGTCTCTGATTGATAGTTATAAGGTTGATATTTTTGAAGTCTCCCTTTCGCGTATCACATCCGATTTCATTCAATTTTTGAGAACAAGTCAATCCTTGTCCATCGAGCTTACCTCTGAGTTTGCTGTGATGGCCGCCCATTTGGTGTATTTAAAATCGAAGGCACTTCTCCCTGACCCAGGTTTTGAAGAAGAAGACTATGAGCCACCTCTCCCGAAAGAACTTGTGGATAAACTATTGGAACATAAAAAATTCCAAATGGCAGGCCAACGTTTGGCAGAACTGGACAGATTGACCGCCGGGATGTTTACCAGGGAAACCAACCAAGTTTTAGATGAAACGGAAGTTTGGCTTGATGTCAGTCTTGTGGACTTGATTTCTGCCTTTAATTCTATTTTGGAACAGGAAAGTTCCAATGAGGAAGAGGAACAAATCCCAATTTACGAAGGGGTTTCCCAGTATTCCGTAGAAGATAAAATGGCTTACCTCCAGAATTTATTAGAAAAAACGGGCGAAATTCATTTTATGGATTTGTTTGAAAATGACAAACCAGAAAAAAAAGAAATCGTCGCAGCCTTCCTTGCTGTATTAGAAGTTGTTAAAATCCGGGTTTGCAAAGTGATCCAACACGCAGTTTTCGGAGAAATCAAAATAGTCAAGGTTTAG